GGGAGAAAAGCGTGAGTTTTTCGCGGTCGATATTCTTCAGGTATTCAAACATGACCGGCGAAGCATATAGATGATCCACCGGAATATCAAAGAAGCCCTGGATCTGCTGGGCGTGCAAATCAACCGTGAGAACACGGTTCGCGCCGGCAGAAACGAGCAAATTGGCCACCAACTTGGAAGTGATCGGGACACGGGGCTGATCCTTGCGATCCTGACGGGCATAACCGTAAAAGGGGATCACTGCGGTGATCCGGCTGGCCGAAGCGCGGCGGGCCGCGTCGATCATTATGAAAAGCTCCATCAGGTGCTGATTCGCCGGATTGCAGGTCGACTGCACAATGAAAACATCCGCGCCGCGGATATTCTCATCAATACGTACAAAGCTCTCACCGTCAGGGAAGCTCTTTACGGTCGCTTTCCCGAGAGGAACGTTGAGGTAATTGCAAATCTGTTCAGCCAGTTGCGGGTTCGAGTTGCCGCAGAAAATCTTCATTATACTACCGTTCATTTGAGTGGGTCGCTGCTAGTCTGGGCGAGAGCCTTTACGGTTTTCTCTAGCTGGGCAAACTTTTTGAAAAGATCAGGCAACTTCTTTTGCAGCACATAAATCCGGTTAATCAACATGAAGGACTCCGCGGGAAAACCGCCCACTTTATCCCCGGCCCCGACGTTGCGAGTCACTCCTGAGCCGCCGGCAATAATGGCACCGTCCGAAACATGCAGATGTCCGGAGATCCCCGCCTGCCCCCCAATAATGACAAGATCGCCGAGGCTGGCACTGCCGCTGATGCCGACTTGAGCGACCACCAGACAGTGTTTGCCGATGCGCACATTGTGACCGATCTGTACCTGGTTATCGATTTTCGTCCCCTGCCCGATTCGGGTCGAACCGAAGCGGGCGCGGTCCACCGTGGTGTTGGCACCGATATCCACGTCGGCTTCGGTCTCCACGATTCCAATTTGAGGAACGCGCTGGTGAGCACCTTGAATATAGGCATAACCATATCCGTCCGCACCGATCACACAGCCCGGAAGCAGACGGTTGCGCGCGCCGATCTGACAGTAGTCGGCCACCACCACCCGCGGGAAGAGGTAGCTGCCCTCCGAAATCTGGGCAAACCGGCCCACGCAGACATGGGCCTCCAGCACGACGCCGTCTTCCACGACCGACCCTTCGCCGACCGTACACAACGGCCCGACCACAGCCGAATCCGCGATTTGCGCGGAGGGGTGAACCACCGCAGACGGATGCACCCCGGGTTCGGGCTTGGCCAGGAGCGACATCTCGATATCGCGGCAAACCAGAGCGAGGGCAAAGGAGGGATTCTCCAGACGCACGAAAAGCTGCCCTTCTTTCGGCTCACCTTCGTAATCCTTCGGAAGGAGAAGGACGGATGCATTCGACTGGGGAACGTCCTGCACATATTTTGGATTGCCAAGGAAAGACAGCTCTCCGGAACCGGCTTCCAGCAAGGAAGCAATCCCGCTCACCGGGGCCGCCGTTTCCCCCTGCAGGTCGGCGGAACCGACAATCTCGAGTAGACGCTCTATCGTGTAAGTGTATGCCATATAAGCTGTAAAAGAAAAAACCCTGCTCTATGCGAGAACAGGGTTTGAAAAAAATGAGATTTGCCTGGGCTTATTCCGCGTTGAGCACGGCGATCACAGAATCGGTGATCTCAAGCGAGTCGTCCGCATAAATCAGGTTGTTGGTGGCAATGACCAGATCGATCCCCTTGTCGGAGGCAACCGTGCGGACCGCCTCGATCGCTTTCTCCTGAAGCGGGGCAAGCTCTTCCTTCTGGCCTTGCTGAGCCAGTTGCTGGGCTTGCTGGCGGAACTGCTGCAGCTTGACTTGCTCGGATTGCAGTTGCTTTTGCAACTCCATCACCTCGGCACGTGCTTCTTCCTTGGCCTCATCGCCAAGAGCCGGGTTTTGTACCTTGGCTTCAGCTTCGCGGCCCTTGGTCACGATGTCCTGAATGGTTTGCTGCATCTTCTTCATCTCGTCCTCAACCGGAGCGACCGAGCCCTTCACCTTTTCCATCGCGGCTTGGAATGCGGTGTAGTCATTCATCAGGCGCTGCACGTTAACCGTGGCGACAACCGGTGTTTTTTGAGCAAAGAGGCCGACCACGACAAAAGCGCAGCCAAGGAATACGGTAGTGAGTTTCTTCATAATTATAAGTTCGATGGGTGGGTTATCAGAGATTTATACGTGGATCTTGGACGGCTTAGAAGCGGGTGCCAAAGGAAAAGTTGAATTGGGCACCGTCATCAGCTCCATCCGGGGTGGTGATGGGAATACCAAAATCGAGCTTAAGCGGCGACCCCATAAGCAGAATACGCGCACCAATACCCCAGTTGTCAC
The DNA window shown above is from Coraliomargarita parva and carries:
- a CDS encoding OmpH family outer membrane protein; amino-acid sequence: MKKLTTVFLGCAFVVVGLFAQKTPVVATVNVQRLMNDYTAFQAAMEKVKGSVAPVEDEMKKMQQTIQDIVTKGREAEAKVQNPALGDEAKEEARAEVMELQKQLQSEQVKLQQFRQQAQQLAQQGQKEELAPLQEKAIEAVRTVASDKGIDLVIATNNLIYADDSLEITDSVIAVLNAE
- a CDS encoding ribose-phosphate diphosphokinase, whose translation is MNGSIMKIFCGNSNPQLAEQICNYLNVPLGKATVKSFPDGESFVRIDENIRGADVFIVQSTCNPANQHLMELFIMIDAARRASASRITAVIPFYGYARQDRKDQPRVPITSKLVANLLVSAGANRVLTVDLHAQQIQGFFDIPVDHLYASPVMFEYLKNIDREKLTLFSPDVGGMKMASAYADLLKVPLGFIAKRRTDAETVEAVSLVGETEGRDILLIDDMTETAGTLCAAAALLKKHGANRVMAAVSHGVLNDLGYDRLSKGVLDELITTNTTPVEKRSGVPITVLGVSELLGEGIKRIHMNESVTGLFAVKGF
- the lpxD gene encoding UDP-3-O-(3-hydroxymyristoyl)glucosamine N-acyltransferase, with the protein product MAYTYTIERLLEIVGSADLQGETAAPVSGIASLLEAGSGELSFLGNPKYVQDVPQSNASVLLLPKDYEGEPKEGQLFVRLENPSFALALVCRDIEMSLLAKPEPGVHPSAVVHPSAQIADSAVVGPLCTVGEGSVVEDGVVLEAHVCVGRFAQISEGSYLFPRVVVADYCQIGARNRLLPGCVIGADGYGYAYIQGAHQRVPQIGIVETEADVDIGANTTVDRARFGSTRIGQGTKIDNQVQIGHNVRIGKHCLVVAQVGISGSASLGDLVIIGGQAGISGHLHVSDGAIIAGGSGVTRNVGAGDKVGGFPAESFMLINRIYVLQKKLPDLFKKFAQLEKTVKALAQTSSDPLK